In a genomic window of Virgibacillus sp. SK37:
- a CDS encoding DUF4181 domain-containing protein: protein MKEIILFLSIPIVYVFVTTWGLRRKYNIAYREGVRFQHVNITHKVLEYTILIVIVLGIILTGGVYVLEWMLCYLLILYSIRSFMEWKYEKDQKKYVLSLNILIAFLLFTFFSIITILI, encoded by the coding sequence ATGAAAGAGATTATTTTATTTCTAAGTATACCGATCGTGTATGTATTTGTTACAACATGGGGCTTGAGAAGAAAGTATAACATAGCTTATAGAGAAGGAGTACGGTTTCAACATGTAAATATAACCCATAAAGTGTTGGAGTATACCATATTAATAGTTATTGTACTGGGAATTATTTTAACTGGTGGTGTGTATGTCCTAGAGTGGATGCTTTGTTATCTCCTTATCTTGTATTCTATTCGTTCATTTATGGAATGGAAATATGAAAAAGACCAGAAAAAATATGTATTGTCATTGAATATTTTGATTGCATTTTTGCTATTCACCTTCTTTTCAATTATCACTATTTTAATTTAA
- a CDS encoding helix-turn-helix transcriptional regulator: protein MAIIINIDVMLAKRKMSVTELSERVGITMANLSILKNGKAKAIRVTTLDAICKALECQPGDILEYRDEEDDG from the coding sequence ATGGCGATTATAATCAATATTGACGTGATGTTAGCAAAACGCAAAATGAGTGTTACCGAGCTTTCGGAACGAGTTGGAATAACAATGGCTAATCTTTCTATTTTAAAAAATGGCAAGGCAAAAGCAATTCGTGTTACTACCTTAGATGCGATTTGCAAAGCATTGGAATGTCAGCCTGGAGATATTTTGGAATACCGCGATGAGGAAGACGATGGATAA
- a CDS encoding histidine phosphatase family protein — MTTISLVRHGITDWNVLGKAQGITDIPLNEEGKKQALQLGERLALVEPWDVIISSDLSRASETARIIGEKINVPVDHYDQRLREKDFGKIQGTTEAERLATWGENWRELDLGAEPMEAVAKRGIACLNDLAVKHQDKRVLIVSHGALIGSTLEGLFPGKFTETKMGNTSVTILKNIHEEWNCSLYNCTTHLNQHMELKA, encoded by the coding sequence ATGACAACAATCAGCTTGGTAAGGCACGGAATAACAGATTGGAATGTTCTTGGTAAAGCACAAGGAATAACGGACATCCCTTTAAATGAAGAAGGGAAAAAGCAAGCACTTCAGCTTGGAGAAAGATTAGCCCTAGTAGAACCATGGGATGTGATAATTAGCAGTGATTTATCCAGAGCAAGTGAAACTGCCAGAATTATTGGGGAGAAAATAAACGTTCCTGTCGATCATTATGATCAACGTCTCCGTGAAAAGGATTTCGGAAAAATACAAGGAACAACGGAAGCAGAAAGACTGGCTACGTGGGGTGAGAACTGGCGTGAGCTAGATTTAGGCGCGGAACCAATGGAGGCTGTTGCCAAAAGAGGAATAGCTTGCTTGAATGATTTAGCAGTGAAACACCAAGATAAACGCGTATTAATTGTCAGTCATGGCGCGTTAATTGGCTCCACCCTAGAGGGTTTATTTCCGGGGAAATTTACCGAAACAAAAATGGGGAATACATCCGTAACTATACTAAAAAACATTCATGAAGAGTGGAATTGCTCGCTATATAACTGCACCACTCATTTAAATCAACATATGGAATTAAAAGCTTGA
- a CDS encoding DUF2975 domain-containing protein, with translation MKRETLFLKTTIILMGLPVLALCIFAVPGIANFAVELYPDMAYLKYLIFLVMYSAAIPFYFALYQAYKLLSYIDKNKAFSQFSVTALKKIKYCAIAISSIYVVGMPLFYLIGEKDDAPGVILIGMILIFASFVIAVFAAVLQKLLRNAIEIKTENDLTV, from the coding sequence ATGAAACGAGAAACACTCTTTTTAAAAACAACTATAATTTTGATGGGGCTCCCTGTGCTTGCTTTATGCATATTTGCCGTGCCGGGAATTGCCAATTTCGCAGTGGAGTTGTATCCGGATATGGCCTATTTAAAATATCTTATATTTTTAGTCATGTATAGTGCAGCAATACCATTTTATTTTGCCTTATATCAGGCTTACAAACTGCTAAGCTATATTGATAAAAATAAAGCATTCTCGCAGTTTTCGGTAACCGCCTTAAAGAAGATAAAATATTGCGCGATTGCAATTAGTAGCATTTATGTAGTAGGCATGCCGCTCTTTTATCTTATCGGGGAAAAAGATGACGCACCAGGTGTTATTTTAATTGGAATGATCCTTATCTTTGCATCCTTTGTGATTGCCGTCTTTGCTGCTGTTCTACAAAAATTATTAAGAAATGCCATCGAAATAAAAACAGAAAATGATTTAACGGTCTGA
- a CDS encoding DUF817 domain-containing protein gives MSGVKQLFRFGWEQALSCLFPVVIFASLAITQIISLSILPRYDWLLLIFLLMQWLMVRSGLETKDELKVITLFHLIGLTLEIFKVNMGSWAYPEEGFSKVFGVPLYSGFMYASVASYLCQAWRRLDVKLVKWPSFLVVMPLAAAIYLNFFTHHYWLDIRWWLSILVVIVFWRTWVTYKVGGKLYRMPLALSFVLIGFFIWIAENIATYFGAWQYPNQTEAWSLVHLGKVSSWLLLVIVSFLIVATLKQVKDRNTANVRIEKNAALRAKFIK, from the coding sequence ATGAGTGGAGTAAAACAACTTTTTCGATTTGGATGGGAGCAGGCTTTATCCTGTTTGTTCCCCGTCGTTATATTTGCCTCACTGGCAATTACACAAATCATTTCTTTGTCCATCCTGCCACGGTATGACTGGCTGCTACTTATCTTTCTTCTTATGCAATGGCTGATGGTGCGTTCCGGACTTGAAACAAAAGACGAGCTAAAAGTAATTACCCTGTTCCATCTTATCGGGCTGACCTTGGAAATTTTTAAAGTGAATATGGGTTCCTGGGCGTATCCAGAGGAAGGATTCTCCAAAGTTTTTGGTGTCCCATTGTATAGTGGGTTCATGTATGCAAGTGTTGCTAGTTACCTCTGTCAGGCTTGGAGAAGGCTGGATGTTAAGCTAGTGAAATGGCCGTCTTTCTTAGTTGTTATGCCACTAGCAGCTGCGATCTATTTAAATTTTTTCACCCATCATTATTGGCTGGATATTCGCTGGTGGCTATCCATACTTGTAGTGATTGTTTTCTGGCGTACCTGGGTTACTTATAAGGTTGGTGGAAAGCTTTATCGTATGCCGCTTGCATTATCTTTTGTCCTCATTGGTTTCTTTATTTGGATTGCAGAAAACATTGCCACGTACTTCGGGGCATGGCAATATCCAAATCAGACGGAGGCATGGAGCCTCGTTCATCTTGGAAAAGTAAGCTCCTGGCTCTTGTTGGTTATTGTGAGTTTCTTGATTGTAGCAACATTAAAGCAGGTTAAGGATAGAAATACAGCTAATGTACGCATAGAAAAAAACGCTGCCTTACGAGCAAAGTTCATTAAATAG
- a CDS encoding sodium:solute symporter: protein MSSYGYWMIIFAVGYTFVLIIAGQIAKRRVNRQDSYFVGGRTFNKWIVAFCITGLFSGSTYISILELSYLNGVSAIWYGVAEIVQIIVIALLIIRSFRKKMLITISGLIGDKYGRAARGMAGAITAFAFPMWSVATAIAFASAMHVFTGISLTWSVAFTAILLFVYLQGGGMWSIAFTQTMNGVLFLLMFIVGIVAFFINPGIDGLQTLMVESPSMFAFDSVGLQVIVAWFGTFLVNVILAQAAFQMALSCKEPEEGQKGLMIAGVLAVPFIICGILFGVAAAVVVPNAQTGLIAIPLYLMEVLPAPLVGIFFLGVWGCALSWGAPCQFSGATSLGRDVGGSLNPRANEDQLVIYTKVSLLLLTVLMIIFGMLRTEQSAWWNVLAWTIRNSATFAPVVAALFWPVVTKRAVWAALITGFISGLAWYYLGGWQPNAFYLNIHPVWIGSSINVLTISVVTLLDPKANWYLQVGKQTGKTYAAILSGFTLLAVNIIYSDKLYQSGLTGLFVFITIIAFFITAIRLVRPIEEKQSIKVRAVAKATQ, encoded by the coding sequence ATGTCATCATATGGGTATTGGATGATAATCTTTGCAGTTGGGTATACCTTTGTACTAATTATTGCAGGGCAAATAGCGAAAAGACGAGTAAACCGACAAGATAGCTACTTTGTTGGTGGGAGAACTTTCAACAAGTGGATTGTGGCATTTTGTATTACAGGGTTATTTTCCGGATCTACGTATATTTCCATTTTGGAGTTATCGTATTTAAATGGCGTTTCAGCTATTTGGTATGGAGTGGCTGAAATTGTTCAAATTATTGTTATTGCTTTATTAATAATTCGATCCTTCCGTAAAAAAATGCTTATTACCATATCAGGGTTAATCGGTGATAAATATGGCAGGGCAGCTCGAGGAATGGCAGGTGCAATTACTGCTTTTGCTTTTCCAATGTGGTCTGTGGCGACAGCGATTGCTTTCGCGTCAGCTATGCACGTATTCACAGGCATCTCGCTGACATGGTCTGTAGCATTTACTGCCATCCTGTTGTTTGTATATTTACAAGGTGGAGGGATGTGGTCCATTGCTTTTACCCAAACAATGAACGGCGTGTTATTTTTACTTATGTTTATTGTGGGTATTGTAGCTTTTTTCATCAACCCTGGAATAGATGGATTACAAACACTAATGGTAGAATCTCCATCTATGTTTGCGTTTGATAGTGTTGGCTTACAGGTAATTGTCGCCTGGTTTGGTACATTTCTGGTAAATGTCATCTTGGCACAGGCTGCTTTTCAGATGGCGCTTTCCTGTAAAGAACCTGAAGAAGGACAGAAGGGATTAATGATTGCTGGTGTTCTAGCCGTTCCTTTTATCATTTGTGGTATTTTATTTGGAGTTGCGGCAGCCGTCGTTGTCCCAAATGCACAAACAGGCCTGATAGCCATTCCGCTTTATTTGATGGAAGTCCTTCCTGCACCATTAGTCGGCATTTTCTTTCTTGGTGTGTGGGGCTGTGCATTGAGCTGGGGAGCGCCGTGTCAATTTTCTGGTGCTACCAGCCTTGGGCGGGACGTAGGAGGTTCGTTGAATCCACGGGCCAATGAAGATCAGCTTGTTATTTATACGAAAGTTTCCCTACTTCTATTAACTGTATTAATGATTATCTTTGGTATGCTTCGTACAGAACAATCTGCATGGTGGAACGTGCTGGCATGGACCATCCGGAACAGTGCCACATTCGCTCCCGTTGTGGCAGCATTGTTCTGGCCTGTCGTAACAAAACGTGCCGTGTGGGCAGCGTTAATTACTGGCTTTATTAGTGGCTTGGCATGGTATTATTTAGGTGGATGGCAACCAAACGCATTTTATTTGAACATTCATCCTGTTTGGATTGGAAGTTCGATCAATGTGTTAACAATCAGTGTAGTTACATTACTTGATCCAAAAGCAAATTGGTATCTTCAGGTGGGAAAGCAGACGGGAAAAACATATGCTGCCATACTTAGTGGCTTTACCTTGCTAGCTGTAAACATTATCTATAGTGACAAATTGTATCAAAGCGGTCTGACAGGATTATTTGTATTCATCACTATCATCGCATTTTTTATTACAGCTATCAGATTAGTGCGACCAATTGAAGAAAAACAGTCAATCAAGGTGCGTGCAGTAGCAAAAGCTACACAATAA